One Simonsiella muelleri ATCC 29453 DNA window includes the following coding sequences:
- a CDS encoding ABC transporter ATP-binding protein — MIEIKNVSYKIGEQQILNNVSLNIPQNGITALIGANGAGKSTLLSLMARLRPLVSGSIAYNGRDLASTPTAEVAKILSILTQENSIHSRISVRDLLMFGRFPYHKGQPKPEDYAIIDNAINQFQLHDLAQRYLTELSGGQRQRALIAMVFCQQTEYVLLDEPLNNLDMYYARQLMQLLRQLTHEHNRTTVVVLHDINMAAAYADHVIAMQKGEVKFSGSPDEVFTVENIKLLFDMDVDVLDYQGKKLIVHHI; from the coding sequence ATGATTGAAATTAAAAACGTTTCTTACAAAATTGGCGAACAGCAAATTTTGAATAATGTGTCGCTGAATATTCCACAAAATGGCATTACCGCTCTAATTGGTGCAAATGGTGCGGGTAAATCCACGTTATTGTCGTTGATGGCGCGGTTGAGACCTTTGGTGTCAGGCAGCATTGCTTACAATGGGCGCGATTTAGCCAGCACGCCTACCGCTGAAGTCGCCAAAATTTTGTCTATTTTAACGCAAGAAAACAGCATTCATAGCCGTATTTCGGTGCGTGATTTATTGATGTTTGGGCGTTTTCCATACCACAAAGGGCAGCCTAAACCCGAAGATTATGCCATTATTGATAATGCAATCAACCAATTTCAATTACACGATTTGGCGCAGCGTTATTTAACCGAATTGTCGGGTGGGCAACGCCAACGGGCTTTGATTGCAATGGTATTTTGTCAACAGACGGAATATGTTTTGTTGGACGAACCGCTCAATAATTTGGATATGTATTATGCGCGTCAGTTGATGCAGCTTTTGCGTCAACTCACACACGAACACAATCGCACAACGGTGGTGGTGTTACATGATATCAATATGGCGGCGGCGTATGCCGACCATGTCATTGCCATGCAAAAGGGCGAAGTGAAATTTTCAGGCAGCCCCGATGAAGTGTTTACCGTTGAAAATATTAAATTATTGTTTGATATGGACGTGGATGTATTGGATTATCAAGGTAAGAAATTGATTGTGCATCATATTTAG
- a CDS encoding iron chelate uptake ABC transporter family permease subunit gives MNKDIKKIIILTILLICSSALFLLWNVQGNWGFVLPLRLGKLVALLLVAYAVGVSTLLFQTLTNNPILTPSVLGFDTLYIFLQTLLVFALGGTAYTQLPLMGKFAFELVAMMGGALLLFRLLLKQGGRDLARMILIGVIFGVLFRSLSSLFQRMIDPEEFAVAQANTFASFNTVNTNLLAMGGAIVALSGVFLWHERHRLDVHLLGRDQVTNLGIHYQKYTLWILLWIAVLVATATATVGPVSFFGLLVCALANYFSGSVKHAVRLPMVFLISATLLIGGQAIFEHFLGMKAVLSVVIEFAGGLVFLWLVLRKKSAL, from the coding sequence ATGAATAAAGACATAAAAAAAATCATCATATTAACCATCTTATTGATTTGTTCGTCTGCGCTATTTTTGCTGTGGAATGTGCAAGGCAATTGGGGTTTTGTATTGCCGTTGCGTTTAGGAAAACTGGTGGCTTTGCTGTTGGTGGCGTATGCTGTGGGCGTGTCCACGCTGCTGTTTCAGACGCTGACCAATAATCCAATCCTCACACCATCGGTATTGGGCTTTGATACGCTGTATATTTTTCTGCAAACATTGTTGGTGTTTGCGTTGGGCGGTACGGCTTATACGCAGTTGCCGTTGATGGGCAAATTTGCGTTTGAACTGGTGGCAATGATGGGGGGAGCGTTGTTGTTGTTTCGCTTGTTATTGAAACAAGGTGGGCGTGATTTGGCGCGAATGATTTTGATTGGCGTGATTTTTGGCGTGTTGTTTCGCAGTTTGTCCAGCCTGTTTCAACGCATGATAGACCCCGAAGAGTTTGCAGTGGCACAGGCAAATACGTTTGCCAGTTTTAATACGGTAAATACGAATTTATTAGCGATGGGCGGCGCAATTGTGGCGTTGAGTGGGGTATTTTTGTGGCATGAACGTCATCGTTTGGACGTGCATTTACTCGGACGCGACCAAGTTACCAATTTAGGCATTCATTATCAAAAATATACGCTGTGGATTTTACTGTGGATTGCGGTGTTGGTAGCAACGGCAACGGCGACAGTTGGACCTGTGAGTTTTTTTGGTTTGCTGGTGTGTGCGTTGGCGAATTATTTTTCAGGCAGCGTGAAACATGCTGTTCGTTTGCCTATGGTGTTTTTAATTTCAGCAACGCTTCTAATTGGCGGACAAGCGATTTTTGAACACTTTTTGGGTATGAAAGCGGTTTTAAGTGTGGTCATTGAATTTGCGGGTGGATTGGTGTTTTTGTGGTTGGTATTGCGCAAGAAATCGGCATTATAA
- the glmM gene encoding phosphoglucosamine mutase has translation MARKYFGTDGIRGEAGQFPITPDFVLKLGCAYGRALIKHEQGKRPQVIIGKDTRISGYMLETALVAGFTAAGVDVIQTGPLPTPAIAYLTRALRLSGGVMISASHNEFSDNGIKFFAEGGVKLSDDMEIAIEAELDKEMVTRSSRDLGRNRRINGADDRYIEFCKSTFPSHLDLRGLKLVIDTANGAGYHTTPKVFHELGAEIIQIGHEPNGFNINDKVGATHIKTLQATVLQNEADYGIALDGDGDRLMMVDRHGAVFDGDKLIYIIAKAHMQQGIPFGGVVGTVMSNLGMEKALNERGILFARAKVGDRYVLEMLKQRGWLLGGESSGHILCMDKHNTGDGTISALQVLAALKTLEQDLNTAVDWQPYPQTMINVRIRKGQDWQTASKQALAAVEKELGDRGRVVLRPSGTEPVVRVMVEAEQAILAEKSARLIADAIEAKA, from the coding sequence ATGGCTAGAAAATATTTTGGTACAGACGGCATTCGCGGTGAAGCAGGTCAGTTCCCCATCACACCCGATTTTGTGTTGAAACTCGGCTGTGCTTACGGTCGCGCACTCATCAAACACGAACAAGGCAAACGTCCACAAGTCATCATTGGCAAAGACACACGCATTTCAGGTTATATGCTGGAAACCGCATTGGTGGCAGGTTTCACGGCAGCTGGTGTTGATGTGATTCAAACAGGCCCATTGCCCACACCAGCCATTGCATATTTAACACGCGCTTTACGCTTATCAGGCGGCGTGATGATTTCCGCATCACACAACGAGTTTTCCGACAACGGCATCAAATTTTTCGCAGAAGGAGGCGTGAAATTAAGCGATGACATGGAAATCGCCATTGAAGCCGAATTAGACAAAGAAATGGTAACACGTTCGTCTCGTGATTTGGGACGTAATCGCCGCATTAATGGCGCAGATGACCGTTATATTGAATTTTGTAAATCCACATTCCCTAGCCACTTGGATTTACGTGGTTTAAAATTAGTCATAGACACCGCCAACGGCGCAGGCTATCACACCACACCTAAAGTGTTTCATGAATTAGGTGCGGAAATCATTCAGATTGGTCATGAACCAAATGGTTTTAATATTAATGATAAAGTCGGCGCAACCCACATCAAAACCCTTCAAGCAACCGTATTACAAAATGAAGCTGACTACGGCATCGCATTAGACGGTGATGGCGACCGCCTAATGATGGTAGATAGACATGGCGCAGTATTTGATGGCGACAAATTAATCTATATTATTGCCAAAGCACATATGCAACAAGGTATTCCATTTGGCGGCGTGGTCGGCACAGTGATGAGCAATTTAGGCATGGAAAAAGCATTAAATGAGCGCGGTATTCTGTTTGCACGTGCCAAAGTCGGCGACCGTTATGTGTTGGAAATGTTGAAACAACGCGGTTGGCTATTGGGCGGCGAATCGTCTGGGCATATTTTGTGCATGGACAAACACAATACAGGTGATGGCACAATTTCTGCCTTACAGGTGTTGGCTGCCTTAAAAACTTTAGAACAAGATTTGAATACGGCAGTGGATTGGCAACCTTATCCGCAAACCATGATTAATGTCCGCATCAGAAAAGGACAAGATTGGCAAACTGCCTCCAAACAAGCTTTGGCAGCAGTGGAAAAAGAATTGGGCGACCGTGGGCGTGTGGTGTTGCGTCCTTCGGGTA